Genomic segment of Halarchaeum grantii:
ACCGACACGCGATCCGACGAGATGAACAGCACTATCGAACAGTGGATCGACGACCTCGTCGCCGGCGTCGACGACGCGCAGGCCAGCGAAGAGTTCCAGGAGTGGCTTGACGTCCAGAGTCGCTTTCACGACTACTCCTACCGGAACACGCTCCTCATCAAGCGGCAGTGTCCCGAGGCGAGCCGGGTTGCAGGCTACCGGACGTGGCAGGAGGAGTTCGACCGCCACGTCACGGAGGGTGAGTCGGCCATCTGGATCTGGGCACCGATCATTACCAAGCAGTGCCCGGAATGCGAGAACTCGCCGAGCTACCACGAGGATAGCGGCTGTGAGTACGACGAGACGCCGCCCGAGGAGTGGTCCGAGGGCCTGGTCGGGTTCAAGCCCGCGCCGGTGTTCGACATCTCCCAGACCGAGGGCGAGCCGCTTCCCGACCTGGACACGGAAGCGACCGGGGACGCCGGCGACCTCGTCGAGCAGTTGACTGACGCCGCTGACGACCTCGGCGTGACGGTGCGGATCGTTCCAGCCGAGGAGTGGACCCACGGCGAGGCGAAGGGCATCTGCGAGCAGCTGAGCCTCGTCGACGTTCAGCCGCTCGTCGAGGTGCGTGATCGGGAGAACGAGGCCGACCTCGCGCGGACGCTGATTCACGAGTACGCGCACGCTCTGCTCCACTTCGACGTCGACGACGACACCGAGCGGGCAAAACGCGAAGTCGAGGCCGAAGCCGTCGCGTACGTCGTTGGGCGGTACTGCGGGCTCGACACGAGCGGATCGGCGTTCTACCTCGCTGCGTGGGAGTCGGACGATTCCGAGGTCGTTCGCGAGCGGCTCGGACGGATCAGTTCCACAGCAGAAGAGCTCATCGACGTGCTCGAAAGCGAATCCTCGTCCCAACATAGTTAACCAACAGAGTGATGGATCCCTTCCGTTCTGTTGGCTAAGTTTTTCAGCGCCCGCCGAGGGGCGGAGGCGCATTCAGACCTCCGTCGAACGATGACTGAACCCTATCTCACGACGGTCCTCGAGGAAGCCGAGCACGTTGCCGAGCAGCACGACCAGGTCGCTCGTACGACAGACAACCAAGCCCACGAATACCTCCGATACGCCGTTCTCCGGGTGCTTGAAGGAGAGGCAGATCACCTCCCGGCGGACTGGACGCCGATCGACGGCGTAACCGTCGGCTACGGGAGCGACGATGCGATGTACGACAGCTGGAGCTCCAGCGAAGACTGGTGGGAGACCGTCCCGCCGCAGGAGGCGTGTACCCGCTTCCGGGTGTTCTTCCCGGACGACCACCAGACGGTTCCCCGCGACATCGTCGACGTGATGGCCGCGCTGGGTGCCTGGCGCGTCTGGACTGGGTGCGCAGCCGCGTGCGGCTCCTACGACCATCGCGAGCGCCGCGAAGTCCACTACCTGTGGCCGGAAGGCCATCCGGTGGAGGAAGTGCTCCACGAGCGGCTCAGTGGCCCTGCGGAAGCCGTCGCACCGGACGGAGGCCGAACGGGCGACGTTCGCGACCGACTGGTCGTCGACGAGAACGCAGAGTCACGGGATGATCTCGGGCCCCGCACGAAGCGTGCCGTCGCCGAAGCAATGGACGTCTCACTCCTCTCGAACGGTGGCCGCTACGAGGTACACTCCACCTCCGGGAGCCAGTACGAAGTCGACGTCATCGACGAGTCGTGTTCCTGTCCCGACCGGCAGCAGCGCTCACCCGAAGACGGCTGCAAGCGTCGCGTCGATCACGAGATCAAACGGGGCCGTGTTCCCCGACCAGATGGCCGACTCCCGACTGATGCGGACTGACCCTGATTAACCAACAGAACAGCCTTTTCACCACTGTCGTTGGTTAACGCAGGCAGTCGCGGTCTCGTCGTCGTCACGGAAGGTCTTCTGCCGCTTCAACAAGCTCCTTCTCGGTCTGCCAGGGATACAGCCGTCCCTCCCGGTCGAACAGCTCGAAGACGCCGTCCTGCATCCAGCCGAAGGGGTGCTCTTCGTCCTCGTACTCCCGCTTGAGAACATGGCTCTTCGAGAAGAACTCTGTCGTGCCGACGAGGAGGCCCTGCTCGACGAGGAAGTCACTCGGTTCCTTCTCGGCGACGCCGACGAGGTAGGTCACGATGTCGGCGATGAGGCAGAACTTCTGGATGCTGTTGTCCCACTCACCACGGATGTCGACCATCCGGAAGGCGTAGGCGTCTTGCCGGCGGTTGAGGCGGTCGACCACGAGGTTCAGCCGCCGAATCGGCTCCCGGTCGTAGTTGCCCAGCACGAAGTATGAGCGCTCGTTTTCGTAGACGGGAGTCAGTTCGCTCAGCGCGTGGAGAATCTCTTCGTTGTCCGCCAGCGAGATCTCCTCGTCGTCGAGTTGGTCCTTCGCACTGGTGAGGACTTCCTCGGGGACGGGCGGTTCCTCGTCGGACATATATGCTTCCTCTCAGTGCCGTACGATATGGTTTACGGAGTAAATCACCAGCTTAATCAGACGCGGTTTACGCCAGAGTGATTTACCCAAGGGTAAACTACTTGCCCCTAGGCCGTGTATCGTGTCGTATGAGTACCGACCTGGGGACTGCTGAGGGGATGGAATCCCGCGAACTCGTTCACTTCGTCACCCAACAGACGCGGTTCGCGCTGATCAACAACATCCTCCAGCACCCCGAGCAGCTCCCCTCGATGTACGAACTCGAGGAGCTCAACCCCAGCGTGAGCGAGGCCACCGTCTACAAGCACGTCCAGAAGCTCATCGACGCCGGTATCGTCAAGGAAGTCGCCCTGGACGATGACCAGCGCCGACAGGGCTACCCGTGGAAGTTCTACGGGCTCACCGAAAACGGCCGGGAGTTCCTCGACGACCACAATCTCCTCGCAGCAGAGGAGACGCTCCAACAAATCTACAAGACCATCTCAGACAAGCCCGAGAAGATGGTCAAATACGAGAACGCCCCACGTCCGGAAGACGCGTAACGCCCGAGCGTTCGGTCGAAATTAGCCACCAGTTTCGATTTTGTAGTCAGCCGCCAGCTCCTGAAACTCGTCTCTCTGTAAGTAATGAGCCAGTTCTCACCCCCAAGCTTGGCTTCACTGAATCGCGACCTTCCTTACTTGTGCAGCGGGTCACCGATTTCAGGGATAGAGTAGATGTCGTTATCGGGTATTAGAGACGGATGGCTCTGTTGAAACCCTCTTGCCGTCTTGTGGTTTGCTGAAAAGCCAGTTTCGTAGCGGATCCGTCTGATCCGGTCGGAAGAGGCAGCCTTCCCAATGTCAAATTTAAAGGATTTCAACAAAGCCA
This window contains:
- a CDS encoding MarR family transcriptional regulator; translated protein: MSTDLGTAEGMESRELVHFVTQQTRFALINNILQHPEQLPSMYELEELNPSVSEATVYKHVQKLIDAGIVKEVALDDDQRRQGYPWKFYGLTENGREFLDDHNLLAAEETLQQIYKTISDKPEKMVKYENAPRPEDA
- a CDS encoding ArdC-like ssDNA-binding domain-containing protein, encoding MSTTRDSSVSFDQTDTRSDEMNSTIEQWIDDLVAGVDDAQASEEFQEWLDVQSRFHDYSYRNTLLIKRQCPEASRVAGYRTWQEEFDRHVTEGESAIWIWAPIITKQCPECENSPSYHEDSGCEYDETPPEEWSEGLVGFKPAPVFDISQTEGEPLPDLDTEATGDAGDLVEQLTDAADDLGVTVRIVPAEEWTHGEAKGICEQLSLVDVQPLVEVRDRENEADLARTLIHEYAHALLHFDVDDDTERAKREVEAEAVAYVVGRYCGLDTSGSAFYLAAWESDDSEVVRERLGRISSTAEELIDVLESESSSQHS